The proteins below come from a single Ictalurus furcatus strain D&B chromosome 15, Billie_1.0, whole genome shotgun sequence genomic window:
- the fam3a gene encoding protein FAM3A has translation MRLAGPLRAVAIVFLVGLTWLLASSILGGDGSSVMKMFFTGAQDESTTEPSPHKYKCGLSAPCPPKHLAFRLISGAANVIGPKICLEDKILISSVKNNVGRGLNIALVNGVTGELLQTNSFDMWEGDVSNLLKFLRPLHEGTLVFVASFDDPATKLNDEARRLFEELGSTAIKELAFRDSWVFVGAKGIQNKSPFEQRLKNSKSSNKYEGWPESLEMDGCIPLRAPLES, from the exons GACCACTGCGTGCCGTCGCCATCGTATTCCTTGTAGGCTTGACTTGGCTTCTGGCAAGTTCCATACTAGGAGGAGATGGAAGTTCTGTCATGAAAATGTTCTTTACTG GTGCACAAGACGAGTCCACTACAG AACCATCACCACACAAGTACAAGTGTGGCCTCTCCGCCCCATGTCCTCCTAAACACCTTGCGTTCCGTTTGATTTCTGGAGCTGCGAATGTTATCGGACCGAAAATCTGTCTGGaagataaaat TCTTATCAGCAGTGTGAAGAACAATGTTGGCAGAGGACTTAACATCGCCTTGGTAAACG GGGTCACCGGAGAGCTGTTGCAAACCAACTCATTTGACATGTGGGAAGGAG ATGTGTCCAATTTGTTGAAGTTTCTGCGCCCTCTGCATGAAGGAACCCTGGTGTTCGTGGCATCCTTTGACGATCCAGCCACCAA GTTGAATGATGAGGCACGGCGGCTGTTCGAGGAGCTGGGCAGCACCGCGATAAAGGAGCTAGCATTCAGGGACAGCTGGGTGTTTGTGGGAGCCAAAGGAATCCAAAACAAAAGCCCATTTGAGCAG cgATTGAAGAACAGCAAAAGTAGTAATAAATACGAGGGCTGGCCGGAGTCTTTGGAGATGGATGGCTGCATTCCTTTACGTGCCCCCTTAGAGAGCTAA